Proteins encoded in a region of the Saccharothrix ecbatanensis genome:
- a CDS encoding glycoside hydrolase family 36 protein produces MISLESATTVVWGHSALELVVDVSPDGPVGVRTLSGAEPGTVHPRATQPLVELLVAGEGRARVSHRFSETALGRRMVYAGSARTRDGKWEELHVDVRDERTGLVARTSFRSVDGVGACQVRTTVTNTGDRPVPLHGVTSFATGFAGVRVEDVDLLRADSEWLGEGRWSRRPLRADGVPDLGLPLHGQDGRGRFAAVSTGTWSTGTHLPTGGIVDRRSGRAWLWQVEHNGAWRWEVGERLDGPYLALLGPTDIDHQWQDVLLPGDSFTTVPVSVAVSESGVDGAIAALTAHRRELVRPHRDRTALPVVFNDYMNTLMGDPTTAKLLPLVDAAADVGAEVFCIDAGWYDNGSDWWDSVGEWQPSHTRFPRGIEQVLARIRERGMVPGLWLEPEVVGVRSPVADKLPDTAFLQRSGVRLVEHGRYHLDMRHPAAVAHLDKVVDRLVGDLGVGYFKLDYNINPGAGTDLVADSPGAGLLSHNRAHLAWLDRVLDRHPDLILENCASGAMRMDYALLSRMQLQSTSDQQDPLRYPPIAVSAPMSVLPEQSASWAYPQPDMTDEHFAYTVCTGMLGRLYLSGRLDLMTSEQLRSVRAAVRVNQDIRADLATSVPLWPLGLPAWDDPWLSLALRSGDVTYLAAWQRGGEGTAAVLALPHLRGRHIDIEVLYPRELPAWTCDWDPDTGTLTLTAPAEPASARLFRIVADAPVTPSTTEGTAR; encoded by the coding sequence GTGATCTCGTTGGAGTCCGCCACGACCGTGGTCTGGGGCCATTCGGCGCTGGAGCTGGTCGTGGACGTGTCCCCGGACGGCCCGGTCGGTGTCCGGACGTTGTCCGGCGCCGAGCCGGGAACCGTCCACCCCAGGGCGACCCAGCCACTGGTGGAGCTGCTGGTCGCCGGTGAAGGCCGGGCCAGGGTGTCCCACCGGTTCTCGGAGACCGCTCTCGGCCGCCGCATGGTCTACGCCGGTTCCGCCCGCACCCGTGACGGGAAGTGGGAGGAGCTGCACGTCGACGTGCGCGACGAGCGGACCGGGCTGGTGGCGAGGACGTCGTTCCGCTCGGTCGACGGTGTCGGCGCCTGCCAGGTCAGGACCACGGTCACGAACACCGGCGACAGACCGGTGCCACTGCACGGGGTGACGTCGTTCGCCACGGGCTTCGCCGGTGTGCGGGTCGAGGACGTCGACCTGCTGCGCGCCGACAGCGAGTGGCTGGGGGAGGGCCGGTGGAGCCGTCGTCCGCTGCGTGCCGACGGCGTCCCCGACCTCGGCCTCCCGCTGCACGGGCAGGACGGCCGCGGCCGGTTCGCCGCCGTCAGCACCGGCACCTGGTCCACCGGCACGCACCTCCCGACCGGCGGGATCGTCGACCGCCGGAGCGGGCGGGCGTGGCTGTGGCAGGTGGAGCACAACGGCGCCTGGCGGTGGGAGGTCGGCGAACGGCTCGACGGCCCGTACCTGGCGCTGCTCGGCCCGACGGACATCGACCACCAGTGGCAGGACGTCCTGCTGCCCGGCGACTCGTTCACCACCGTCCCGGTCTCGGTGGCGGTCTCCGAGTCCGGTGTGGACGGCGCCATCGCCGCCCTCACCGCGCACCGGCGCGAACTCGTCCGCCCGCACCGCGACCGCACCGCCCTTCCTGTGGTGTTCAACGACTACATGAACACTCTGATGGGCGACCCGACCACGGCGAAGCTCCTGCCGCTGGTCGACGCCGCCGCCGACGTCGGCGCGGAGGTCTTCTGCATCGACGCCGGCTGGTACGACAACGGCTCCGACTGGTGGGACAGCGTCGGCGAGTGGCAGCCGTCCCACACCCGGTTCCCGCGCGGGATCGAGCAGGTGCTCGCCCGCATCCGCGAGCGCGGCATGGTCCCCGGCCTGTGGCTGGAGCCGGAGGTGGTCGGCGTGCGCAGCCCGGTGGCCGACAAGCTCCCGGACACCGCGTTCCTGCAACGCAGTGGCGTCCGGCTGGTCGAACACGGCCGGTACCACCTGGACATGCGGCACCCGGCCGCCGTCGCGCACCTCGACAAGGTGGTCGACCGGCTGGTCGGGGACCTGGGCGTCGGCTACTTCAAGCTCGACTACAACATCAACCCCGGGGCCGGCACCGACCTGGTCGCGGACAGCCCCGGCGCCGGGCTGCTGAGCCACAACCGGGCCCACCTGGCGTGGCTGGACCGGGTCCTGGACCGGCACCCGGACCTGATCCTGGAGAACTGCGCGTCGGGCGCGATGCGAATGGACTACGCCCTGCTGTCCCGGATGCAGCTCCAGTCCACCAGCGACCAGCAGGACCCGCTGCGGTACCCGCCGATCGCCGTGTCCGCGCCCATGTCGGTGCTGCCAGAGCAGTCCGCCAGCTGGGCCTACCCGCAGCCCGACATGACCGACGAGCACTTCGCGTACACCGTGTGCACGGGGATGCTCGGCCGGCTCTACCTGTCCGGGCGGCTGGACCTGATGACCTCCGAGCAGCTGCGTTCGGTGCGGGCGGCGGTGCGGGTGAACCAGGACATCCGCGCCGACCTGGCGACCTCGGTGCCGCTGTGGCCCTTGGGCCTGCCGGCGTGGGACGACCCGTGGCTCAGCCTCGCGCTCCGCTCCGGTGACGTCACGTACCTGGCGGCGTGGCAACGCGGGGGAGAGGGCACGGCCGCCGTGCTCGCACTGCCGCACTTGCGTGGTCGGCATATCGACATCGAGGTGCTCTACCCACGTGAACTGCCCGCCTGGACGTGCGACTGGGACCCGGACACCGGAACCTTGACGCTGACCGCGCCCGCCGAACCGGCCTCCGCCCGACTCTTCCGGATCGTCGCCGACGCGCCGGTCACCCCCTCCACCACCGAAGGAACAGCACGATGA
- a CDS encoding carbohydrate-binding protein yields the protein MRSAKVKIAWYAVVAALAVTGLPPTAGAAPSQLVVDLGVDTGALRYGATGFLYGLGDEGIPNETMLAALNPRVTAQKAPDGLQHPNGDALKIAPMFKRAGGREVQIYMQDIYQNWPYENLGINDYLSKVDVMVRKVVADPHRASYVYVPFNEPDWIWYSSELRGRFLADWKTVYQRIRSIDPGARIAGPGFSNYRSGDLRAFLQYSRDNGVLPDVMAWHELGDDFFSSWQQHYDDYRSIERSLGVSSRQISINEYGRGSGDLGVPGNLVQFVAKFEASKVDGCLAYWTTAGGLNDLVTRNNQATGAWWMYKWYGELTGRTVAVTPPSPGGSLQGVAALDPAKKQARIVFGGNSTTAGTYDTDIVVRGLGSASYLGNRVHATVWGVDSSGLNPSAGPYVVREGDYTVGSGQVTIPLTGLKGASAYHVVLTPDRDLSSVGSTSRYEAEYARLDGSARVTYGGNTGYSGTYFTEGYGASTNASTKFVVTAPNDGYYDVGLRYSAGPYTGAPATRSIRLRLNGSDLTDRSLPGTADWNTWNTATTKVFLTAGINRIDVNAFAADDRDAINIDYLDVTPATGTVTTYEAENGNTLGGTAVVVNDAAASGGRYVGWIGAGVANTLRFENVTVPTAGRYRMVVGYANAEVKGDHAYNNNIVDRYADISVNGGPGKRSFFRNTLAWSTYRTTVIDVDLAAGRNSITFANASQYAPNIDLIRIAAPIG from the coding sequence ATGAGGTCGGCAAAGGTGAAGATCGCTTGGTACGCCGTGGTGGCGGCCTTGGCGGTGACGGGTCTGCCGCCCACGGCGGGTGCGGCGCCATCGCAGCTCGTGGTCGACCTGGGGGTGGACACGGGCGCGCTGCGGTACGGCGCCACGGGGTTCCTGTACGGCCTCGGTGACGAGGGAATCCCGAACGAGACCATGTTGGCCGCGCTCAACCCCCGCGTCACCGCGCAGAAGGCGCCCGACGGCCTGCAACACCCGAACGGTGACGCGCTCAAGATCGCGCCGATGTTCAAGCGCGCCGGTGGCCGCGAGGTCCAGATCTACATGCAGGACATCTACCAGAACTGGCCCTACGAGAACCTGGGCATCAACGACTACTTGTCCAAAGTGGACGTGATGGTGCGCAAGGTCGTCGCCGACCCGCACCGCGCGTCGTACGTGTACGTGCCGTTCAACGAACCCGACTGGATCTGGTACTCCAGCGAGCTCAGGGGCCGGTTCCTGGCCGACTGGAAGACCGTCTACCAGCGCATCCGCTCCATCGACCCCGGCGCGCGGATCGCCGGACCGGGCTTCTCCAACTACCGGTCGGGCGACCTGCGGGCGTTCCTCCAGTACAGCCGGGACAACGGCGTGCTGCCCGACGTGATGGCCTGGCACGAACTGGGTGACGACTTCTTCAGCTCCTGGCAGCAGCACTACGACGACTACCGGTCCATCGAACGCAGCCTCGGCGTCAGCTCGCGGCAGATCTCCATCAACGAGTACGGCCGCGGCTCCGGCGACCTCGGCGTGCCCGGCAACCTGGTGCAGTTCGTCGCCAAGTTCGAGGCCTCGAAGGTCGACGGCTGCCTGGCGTACTGGACCACGGCGGGCGGGCTCAACGACCTGGTGACCCGCAACAACCAGGCGACCGGCGCGTGGTGGATGTACAAGTGGTACGGCGAGCTGACCGGCCGCACGGTGGCCGTCACCCCGCCCTCGCCCGGCGGCTCCCTGCAAGGCGTCGCCGCGCTCGACCCGGCGAAGAAGCAGGCCCGGATCGTCTTCGGCGGCAACAGCACCACCGCCGGCACCTACGACACCGACATCGTGGTCCGCGGCCTCGGCTCGGCGTCCTACCTCGGCAACCGGGTGCACGCGACGGTGTGGGGCGTGGACAGCTCCGGCCTCAACCCGTCGGCCGGCCCGTACGTCGTGCGGGAAGGCGACTACACCGTCGGCTCCGGCCAGGTCACCATCCCGTTGACCGGCCTCAAGGGCGCGTCGGCCTACCACGTCGTGCTCACGCCGGACCGCGACCTGTCGTCGGTGGGCTCCACGTCCCGCTACGAGGCGGAGTACGCGCGCCTCGACGGCAGCGCCAGGGTCACCTACGGCGGGAACACTGGCTATTCCGGCACCTACTTCACCGAAGGCTACGGCGCCAGCACCAACGCGAGCACCAAGTTCGTGGTGACCGCGCCGAACGACGGCTACTACGACGTCGGCCTGCGCTACTCCGCCGGTCCGTACACCGGCGCGCCCGCCACGCGCTCGATCCGGTTGCGGCTCAACGGCTCCGACCTCACCGACCGGTCACTGCCCGGCACCGCCGACTGGAACACCTGGAACACCGCCACCACCAAGGTCTTCCTGACCGCCGGCATCAACCGCATCGACGTGAACGCGTTCGCGGCCGATGACCGGGACGCCATCAACATCGACTACCTGGACGTCACGCCCGCCACCGGGACGGTGACCACGTACGAGGCCGAGAACGGCAACACGTTGGGCGGCACGGCGGTCGTGGTGAACGACGCAGCCGCGTCGGGCGGGCGGTACGTCGGCTGGATCGGCGCGGGAGTCGCGAACACCCTGCGGTTCGAGAACGTCACCGTGCCCACCGCCGGCCGCTACCGGATGGTGGTCGGCTACGCCAACGCCGAGGTCAAGGGCGATCACGCCTACAACAACAACATCGTCGACCGGTACGCCGACATCAGCGTCAACGGCGGACCGGGCAAGCGGTCGTTCTTCCGCAACACGCTGGCGTGGTCCACCTACCGGACCACGGTGATCGACGTCGACCTGGCCGCCGGGCGCAACTCGATCACCTTCGCCAACGCCTCGCAGTACGCGCCGAACATCGACCTGATCCGGATCGCGGCGCCGATCGGCTAG
- a CDS encoding LacI family DNA-binding transcriptional regulator produces the protein MTTPAGMPARKRGRPTAPSIRDVAAAAGVSYQTVSRVLNDSPNVLPDTRRQVLDVIERLGYRPNRAARALGSGRSGGVTVVTANTTLYGYASTLQGIEEAARANGLAVGIRVVESDRPVDVRHAVEYVSDPNAGGVIVVAFDAAGAGVLRALPADVPAVAATEAGGLADIPRPMIYLDERQAVADATRHLLALGHRTVHHVAIPSETGTSARQAGWRDTLEQADAPVPPVVPAGWDVRSAYQAGQRLAADTDVTAILCGNDDTALAVRRALHEAGRDVPGDVSIVGFDDVPGAAYWTPALTTVRMDFVALGRACLTAVVAELDGVSGPAAVLAAPSLVVRESTAPPR, from the coding sequence GTGACAACACCCGCCGGTATGCCCGCACGCAAGCGCGGGCGGCCCACCGCACCCAGCATCCGTGATGTCGCGGCCGCCGCCGGCGTGTCCTACCAGACCGTGTCCCGGGTGCTGAACGACTCGCCCAACGTCCTCCCGGACACCCGCCGGCAGGTGCTCGACGTCATCGAACGGCTCGGGTACCGGCCGAACCGGGCCGCCCGCGCGCTGGGCTCGGGCCGGTCGGGCGGTGTCACGGTGGTCACCGCCAACACCACCCTGTACGGCTACGCCTCGACGCTCCAGGGCATCGAGGAAGCGGCCCGCGCCAACGGGTTGGCGGTCGGCATCAGAGTGGTCGAGTCCGACCGCCCCGTGGACGTACGGCACGCGGTGGAGTACGTGAGCGACCCGAACGCCGGCGGCGTCATCGTGGTCGCCTTCGACGCGGCCGGGGCGGGTGTCCTGCGGGCGCTCCCGGCGGACGTGCCCGCCGTCGCCGCGACCGAGGCCGGCGGACTCGCCGACATCCCGCGGCCCATGATCTACCTGGACGAGCGGCAGGCGGTGGCCGACGCGACGCGGCACCTGCTCGCCTTGGGCCACCGCACGGTGCACCACGTCGCCATCCCGTCCGAGACCGGCACGAGCGCCCGCCAGGCCGGATGGCGCGACACCCTCGAGCAGGCGGACGCCCCGGTTCCGCCCGTCGTCCCCGCCGGGTGGGACGTCCGCTCGGCCTACCAGGCCGGACAGCGGTTGGCGGCCGACACCGACGTGACAGCGATCCTCTGCGGCAACGACGACACCGCCCTGGCCGTGCGCCGGGCACTGCACGAAGCGGGCCGGGACGTGCCGGGGGACGTCAGCATCGTGGGTTTCGACGACGTGCCCGGCGCGGCGTACTGGACTCCCGCGCTCACCACCGTGCGGATGGACTTCGTGGCACTCGGGCGCGCGTGCCTCACGGCGGTCGTGGCCGAACTGGACGGCGTGTCGGGACCGGCCGCGGTGTTGGCCGCGCCGTCCCTGGTCGTGCGGGAGTCGACCGCGCCCCCTCGGTGA